The Haemophilus parainfluenzae genome window below encodes:
- a CDS encoding IS3 family transposase has protein sequence MQRLRTRYPLKWLLGFAQLARSTFFAKLQIKPDKDEQLKKAIKRIKANHPDYGYRRVHACLPGVNHKKVQRLMQTLGLQVRSRKSKKFTTYRGTIGVIALNHLERDFSATAPKQKWVTDITEFKAKDGSKVYLSPILDLFNNEIVSYNLSYSPNWAQVEDMLMQAVKGLNKACSVILHSDQGWQYQMVAYRRILAEHGIIQSMSRKGNCLDNAAMESFFGRLKTECFYGREFKTKEEIVDAVRDYLNYYNHRRIQLKLKGLSPIQYRLQSLM, from the coding sequence ATCCAAAGGTTAAGAACACGCTATCCGTTAAAATGGCTTTTAGGTTTTGCACAGTTAGCGCGTAGTACGTTTTTTGCGAAACTCCAGATTAAACCGGATAAGGATGAGCAGCTGAAAAAGGCCATTAAACGCATCAAAGCCAATCATCCTGATTATGGCTACCGACGAGTTCATGCCTGTTTACCAGGCGTGAATCATAAAAAAGTTCAACGTTTAATGCAGACACTTGGGCTTCAAGTGCGGTCAAGAAAAAGCAAGAAATTTACGACCTATCGAGGCACGATAGGGGTGATTGCACTGAATCATCTTGAACGCGATTTTAGCGCAACGGCCCCGAAACAAAAATGGGTAACTGATATCACCGAGTTTAAGGCGAAAGATGGGAGTAAAGTCTATTTATCTCCAATTTTAGACTTATTTAACAATGAGATAGTCTCATATAATCTCAGCTATTCCCCAAACTGGGCGCAAGTAGAGGACATGTTAATGCAAGCCGTCAAAGGATTAAATAAAGCTTGTAGTGTCATTTTACATTCAGACCAGGGATGGCAATATCAAATGGTAGCTTATCGTCGAATTTTAGCTGAACATGGCATCATTCAAAGTATGTCGAGAAAAGGGAATTGCTTAGATAACGCCGCAATGGAAAGTTTCTTTGGACGATTAAAAACAGAATGTTTTTATGGTCGGGAATTTAAAACAAAAGAAGAGATAGTTGATGCTGTCAGAGATTATTTGAATTACTATAATCATCGACGGATTCAACTAAAATTAAAAGGACTGAGTCCGATACAATATCGTCTTCAGTCCTTAATGTGA